A single region of the Sulfitobacter geojensis genome encodes:
- a CDS encoding lysophospholipid acyltransferase family protein, whose amino-acid sequence MQNRPNAPTPIDPFLVRLLKRTVLVLLGPFYFLIIAFVPLLCAGRKGFRGWYWRLVKRSCSRLLWLLSIRADMTVADRAALASDTGSIIVINHRSHLDGFALMHVVPDAKWFTFAAKSEFWKSKLLRTGFDGAGLVPIERASGSVAMETLTAAVHAMPPRRSVVLFPEGTRTKTQSLGEFKAGAVLVARQTGRTITPIVIHDSDRLLPRGAHVPASGTIHIEVLDPFICDLDAPVDDDVARLRNSMMAAFDAP is encoded by the coding sequence ATGCAAAACCGACCCAACGCGCCAACCCCGATTGATCCCTTCCTCGTCCGCCTGCTGAAACGCACGGTTCTGGTCCTGCTCGGGCCATTCTATTTCCTGATCATCGCGTTTGTTCCACTGCTCTGCGCCGGGCGCAAAGGGTTTCGCGGCTGGTATTGGCGACTGGTCAAACGCTCCTGTTCGCGGCTTTTGTGGTTGCTTAGCATACGCGCGGACATGACTGTGGCAGATCGGGCCGCGCTGGCCAGCGATACCGGCAGCATCATCGTGATCAACCACCGCAGCCATCTGGACGGGTTTGCCCTGATGCATGTGGTACCCGATGCAAAATGGTTCACCTTCGCCGCCAAAAGCGAGTTCTGGAAAAGCAAGCTGTTGCGCACCGGTTTCGACGGGGCTGGTCTGGTACCGATTGAACGCGCCAGCGGATCTGTCGCAATGGAAACCCTGACTGCGGCCGTACACGCGATGCCGCCACGCCGCTCTGTGGTGCTGTTTCCCGAAGGCACCCGCACCAAAACCCAGTCCTTGGGGGAATTCAAAGCAGGTGCCGTGCTGGTCGCGCGCCAGACCGGCCGTACGATCACCCCGATTGTGATCCACGACAGTGACCGTCTTTTGCCGCGCGGTGCGCATGTCCCTGCCAGCGGCACCATCCACATCGAAGTGCTTGACCCGTTCATCTGCGATCTCGACGCGCCTGTGGATGATGACGTTGCCCGCCTGCGTAACAGCATGATGGCGGCCTTTGACGCGCCTTAA
- the gatB gene encoding Asp-tRNA(Asn)/Glu-tRNA(Gln) amidotransferase subunit GatB, whose amino-acid sequence MLDLTYDTPKPRVIAGAKHDWELVIGMEVHAQVSSNSKLFSGASTQFGAEPNSNVAFVDAAMPGMLPVINEYCIEQAVRTGLGLKAEINLKSAFDRKNYFYPDLPQGYQISQLYEPIVGEGEVLVELGDGTARLVRVERIHMEQDAGKSIHDMDPNMSFVDLNRTGVCLMEIVSRPDIRGPEEAAAYLAKLRQILRYLGTCNGDMQSGAMRADVNVSICRVGQYEKYQETQDFSHLGTRCEIKNMNSMRFIQQAIDVEAKRQIAIVEAGGEVTQETRLFDPDKQETRSMRSKEEAHDYRYFPDPDLLPLEIEQAWVDDIAANLPELPDAKKARFINDFGLSDYDASVLTADLDSAGYFEAVAQGRDGKMAANWVINELFGRLKKDEKDISDSPVTPAQLGEIVDLISSDAISGKIAKDVFEISYTTGRNPAEIVETEGMKQVTDTGAIEAAVDEIIAANPDQVAKAQANPKLAGWFVGQVMKATGGKANPKAVNQIVAAKLK is encoded by the coding sequence ATGCTTGATCTGACATACGACACCCCGAAACCCCGCGTGATTGCAGGCGCAAAACACGACTGGGAACTTGTCATCGGTATGGAGGTCCATGCGCAGGTCTCTTCGAACTCGAAACTCTTTTCCGGTGCCTCGACGCAATTCGGCGCGGAACCCAACAGCAATGTGGCCTTCGTAGATGCTGCCATGCCGGGTATGCTGCCTGTCATCAACGAATATTGCATCGAACAGGCGGTGCGCACGGGCTTGGGCCTGAAGGCAGAAATCAATCTCAAATCCGCTTTTGACCGCAAGAACTACTTCTACCCCGACTTGCCCCAAGGCTATCAGATTTCGCAACTCTACGAACCCATCGTCGGCGAAGGCGAAGTGCTGGTGGAACTAGGCGATGGCACCGCCCGTCTGGTGCGCGTTGAACGCATCCACATGGAACAGGACGCGGGCAAATCCATTCACGATATGGACCCGAACATGTCTTTCGTTGACCTGAACCGTACCGGTGTCTGCCTGATGGAAATCGTCAGCCGCCCCGACATTCGTGGCCCCGAAGAAGCGGCCGCATACCTTGCCAAATTGCGCCAGATTCTGCGTTATCTCGGCACTTGCAATGGCGACATGCAGTCCGGCGCGATGCGCGCGGATGTGAACGTGTCGATCTGTCGTGTGGGCCAGTACGAGAAATATCAGGAAACACAGGACTTTTCCCACCTCGGAACGCGGTGCGAGATCAAGAACATGAACTCCATGCGCTTTATCCAGCAGGCCATTGACGTCGAAGCCAAGCGCCAGATCGCCATTGTCGAGGCCGGCGGTGAAGTCACGCAGGAAACCCGCCTGTTCGACCCTGACAAACAGGAAACCCGCTCCATGCGCTCGAAAGAAGAAGCGCATGATTACCGGTATTTCCCCGATCCCGACCTTCTCCCGCTTGAGATTGAACAGGCGTGGGTGGACGATATCGCCGCCAATCTGCCCGAATTGCCCGACGCCAAGAAAGCGCGCTTTATCAACGACTTCGGACTGTCGGATTATGACGCATCGGTTCTGACGGCGGATCTGGACAGCGCCGGATATTTCGAAGCTGTGGCGCAGGGGCGCGACGGCAAAATGGCCGCGAACTGGGTGATTAACGAATTGTTTGGCCGTCTGAAGAAGGACGAAAAGGACATCTCCGACAGCCCCGTCACCCCTGCGCAGTTGGGTGAAATCGTTGATTTGATCAGCTCTGATGCCATTTCGGGCAAGATTGCCAAAGACGTTTTCGAAATCAGTTATACCACAGGCCGTAACCCCGCAGAGATCGTCGAAACCGAGGGCATGAAGCAGGTCACCGACACCGGTGCCATCGAAGCGGCGGTGGACGAGATCATTGCGGCTAACCCCGATCAGGTGGCGAAAGCGCAGGCCAACCCGAAACTGGCGGGCTGGTTTGTCGGTCAGGTGATGAAAGCCACGGGCGGCAAGGCAAACCCGAAAGCGGTAAACCAGATCGTCGCGGCCAAGCTGAAGTAA
- a CDS encoding thioesterase family protein, whose protein sequence is MTQPFRSSLMTVKPEWIDFNGHLNMAYYNVLFDQGVDELYPQIGFGYDYVKSTGCTTYVAEFHVCYLRELHEGNEVYATFHLVDFDEKRFHSYSELYHKDGWLAATAEGLTLHVDQSGPKVAPMPQAIQDKMAAYKAAQTTPIDPARIGRKISLTRKAN, encoded by the coding sequence ATGACCCAACCCTTCCGCTCCAGCCTGATGACGGTGAAACCCGAATGGATTGATTTCAACGGTCACCTCAACATGGCGTATTACAACGTGTTGTTCGATCAAGGTGTTGATGAACTCTACCCGCAGATCGGGTTTGGCTATGACTATGTAAAATCAACCGGCTGCACGACATATGTCGCTGAATTCCATGTCTGTTATCTGCGCGAACTTCACGAAGGCAACGAGGTTTACGCCACCTTCCATCTGGTCGATTTCGACGAAAAGCGGTTTCACAGCTATAGCGAGCTTTACCACAAGGACGGCTGGCTTGCCGCCACGGCCGAGGGGTTGACCCTGCATGTTGATCAATCCGGGCCTAAAGTTGCCCCGATGCCGCAGGCAATTCAGGACAAAATGGCCGCCTATAAAGCCGCGCAAACAACCCCGATCGACCCCGCGCGCATTGGCCGCAAAATCTCGCTGACGCGCAAGGCGAACTAG
- a CDS encoding BolA family protein, with the protein MSKTQEIEARLQAALSPRELDVVDDSESHRGHAGFQEGGESHFNVRIRAEAFNGLSRIARHRAVHGAIGPELMGRIHALALDLDV; encoded by the coding sequence ATGTCGAAAACGCAAGAGATTGAAGCGCGGTTGCAAGCGGCACTGTCGCCGCGGGAGTTGGATGTGGTGGATGACAGTGAAAGTCATCGCGGACATGCAGGATTTCAAGAGGGCGGCGAGAGTCATTTCAATGTTCGTATTCGGGCAGAGGCGTTTAACGGGTTGTCCCGGATCGCCCGTCACCGTGCCGTACACGGGGCAATCGGGCCGGAACTGATGGGGCGTATTCATGCATTGGCACTTGATCTAGACGTTTAA
- a CDS encoding DnaJ domain-containing protein has protein sequence MSKSDPFGFDMSVSSSKKKNPRGRRGMSGASETSVRICDHDGCDEAGKFRAPKAPDVLDDYFWFCQQHVREYNLKWNFFDGTTEAELNAQQSEDKVWERKTKPLGDPEARAWARLGIEDPHQVLGKNATQNPGKGAQSGRRLPPTERRAVEILEVKDNMTKPEIRKAYKVLIKVLHPDMNGGDRSQEDQLQQVMWAWDQIKGSRSFKD, from the coding sequence ATGAGCAAATCTGATCCCTTTGGTTTCGACATGTCCGTGTCGTCGTCAAAAAAGAAGAACCCGCGTGGCCGGCGCGGCATGTCCGGCGCGTCCGAGACATCGGTGCGCATCTGCGACCATGACGGTTGTGACGAAGCCGGCAAGTTCCGCGCGCCCAAAGCGCCAGACGTGCTGGATGATTATTTCTGGTTCTGCCAGCAGCACGTGCGCGAATATAACCTCAAGTGGAACTTCTTTGACGGCACGACGGAGGCCGAATTGAACGCCCAACAATCCGAGGATAAAGTCTGGGAGCGCAAGACGAAGCCTCTTGGCGATCCCGAGGCCCGTGCATGGGCGCGATTGGGCATCGAGGACCCGCATCAGGTGCTGGGCAAGAACGCCACGCAGAACCCCGGCAAAGGCGCGCAATCGGGCCGCCGCCTGCCCCCCACCGAGCGCCGCGCGGTCGAAATTCTGGAGGTCAAGGACAACATGACCAAGCCGGAAATCCGCAAAGCCTATAAGGTGCTGATCAAGGTGCTGCACCCTGATATGAACGGCGGTGACCGTTCGCAAGAAGACCAGTTGCAGCAAGTGATGTGGGCATGGGACCAAATCAAGGGCAGCCGCAGCTTCAAGGATTAA
- a CDS encoding tetratricopeptide repeat protein, whose protein sequence is MDYPYDLGAYSRQITTKSAEAQLWFDRGLNWIYGFNHKEAIACFKRAAEADPTCAMAYWGHAYAAGPNYNMPWELYDSKGLADALAEAYSATRKALVHIAHMSPPEKALINTLIHRYPQRTPVDDMAPWDHAFADAMREVQAEFPDDADIAAIHVDALMNLTPWNMWDLPTGAVAKGAATIEARAVLERQMTLPGGMAHPGVLHLYVHLMEMSPFPEQALKASDVLRTLVPDAGHIVHMPSHIDVLCGHYENVVRWNEKAIEADLKYYEAEGAFNIYTGYRQHNYHFVIYGALFLGQYEPAMRAVRGMDATTPDALLDIKSPPMADFFEAYLSMEPHVLIRFGMWEDILKLPLPADVETRCTKVAMIEYAKALALSALGRVPEAEAQHAVFTAAKARVPDTRLLHNVRAIDLLEIATAMLDGELAYRKGEYEIAFKRLRDAVALDDALPYDEPWGWMQPTRHALGALLSEQGHFDQAEEVFRQDLGLAAGLPRACQHPDNVWALRGLYDCLVAQGKTAETAHLKLRLDLADARADRPVKAACGCAQAAMS, encoded by the coding sequence ATGGACTACCCTTATGATTTGGGCGCATATTCGCGCCAGATAACCACCAAAAGCGCCGAGGCGCAGCTGTGGTTTGATCGCGGATTGAACTGGATTTACGGCTTTAACCACAAAGAAGCGATTGCCTGTTTCAAACGCGCCGCAGAGGCGGATCCGACTTGCGCCATGGCCTATTGGGGCCATGCCTATGCCGCCGGTCCCAATTACAACATGCCGTGGGAGTTGTACGATTCCAAAGGCTTGGCCGATGCGCTGGCGGAGGCATATAGCGCCACGCGCAAAGCCTTGGTACATATCGCGCATATGAGCCCGCCGGAAAAGGCCCTGATCAACACATTGATCCACCGTTATCCGCAACGCACGCCCGTTGACGATATGGCCCCGTGGGATCACGCCTTTGCCGACGCAATGCGCGAGGTTCAGGCCGAATTCCCCGATGACGCCGACATCGCCGCGATCCATGTTGATGCTTTGATGAACCTCACACCGTGGAACATGTGGGACCTGCCCACCGGTGCGGTGGCCAAAGGTGCCGCCACGATTGAGGCGCGCGCGGTTCTTGAACGCCAGATGACCTTGCCGGGCGGCATGGCCCATCCCGGTGTGCTGCACCTCTATGTGCATCTGATGGAAATGTCGCCCTTCCCCGAACAGGCGCTTAAGGCCAGTGATGTGCTGCGCACGCTGGTACCTGACGCGGGCCATATCGTGCACATGCCCAGCCATATTGATGTGCTTTGTGGCCATTATGAAAACGTCGTGCGCTGGAACGAAAAGGCGATTGAGGCAGACCTGAAGTATTACGAAGCCGAGGGCGCATTCAACATCTACACCGGTTACCGGCAACACAACTATCATTTCGTGATCTACGGTGCCTTGTTCTTGGGGCAATATGAACCCGCGATGCGTGCCGTGCGCGGCATGGACGCCACCACGCCAGATGCGCTGCTGGACATCAAATCGCCGCCGATGGCCGATTTCTTTGAGGCCTATCTTAGTATGGAACCCCATGTGCTGATCCGTTTTGGCATGTGGGAAGACATCCTGAAACTGCCCCTGCCCGCAGACGTTGAAACCCGCTGCACCAAGGTCGCGATGATCGAATACGCCAAGGCGCTGGCCCTGTCCGCCCTTGGTCGCGTTCCCGAAGCCGAAGCGCAGCACGCGGTTTTCACTGCCGCGAAGGCCCGCGTGCCAGACACCCGCCTGTTGCACAATGTGCGCGCCATCGACCTGCTTGAAATCGCCACCGCCATGCTGGACGGGGAACTTGCCTATCGTAAGGGTGAGTATGAAATCGCCTTCAAACGCCTGCGCGATGCGGTCGCGCTGGATGATGCCCTGCCCTACGACGAACCTTGGGGCTGGATGCAGCCCACCCGCCATGCGCTTGGCGCATTGTTGTCTGAACAGGGCCATTTCGATCAAGCCGAAGAGGTGTTTCGTCAAGACCTCGGCCTTGCCGCCGGATTGCCCCGCGCCTGCCAGCATCCCGATAACGTCTGGGCTTTGCGCGGGCTATACGACTGTCTGGTGGCGCAAGGGAAAACAGCGGAAACCGCCCATCTTAAACTGCGCTTGGATCTGGCGGATGCCCGCGCGGATCGCCCCGTCAAAGCGGCCTGCGGCTGTGCACAGGCGGCTATGTCGTGA
- the cobS gene encoding cobaltochelatase subunit CobS has translation MADGTLDLDAKPNKDISVRDVFGIDTDMVVKGFADRTDRVPELDSTYKFDPDTTLAILAGFGHNRRVMVQGYHGTGKSTHIEQVASRLNWPCVRVNLDSHISRIDLIGKDAIKLKDGVQVTEFQEGILPWALRNPTAIVFDEYDAGRADVMFVIQRVLEVDGKLTLLDQNKVIEPHPHFRIFATANTVGLGDTTGLYHGTQQINQGQMDRWSLVATLNYLSIDAETAIVLSKNPHYNTAEGRKTVKQMVTVADLTRTAFMNGELSTVMSPRTVIAWAQNAEIFRNVGYAFRLSFLNKCDELERQTVAEFYQRLFDEELPESAASVSLG, from the coding sequence ATGGCCGACGGCACGCTGGATCTCGACGCGAAACCAAACAAAGACATCAGCGTCCGTGACGTTTTTGGCATTGATACGGACATGGTTGTCAAAGGCTTTGCCGACCGCACCGACCGCGTGCCAGAGCTGGACAGCACCTATAAGTTCGATCCCGACACGACACTGGCGATCCTTGCCGGTTTTGGCCACAACCGCCGCGTTATGGTTCAGGGCTATCACGGCACCGGTAAATCGACCCACATCGAACAGGTGGCAAGCCGTTTGAACTGGCCTTGTGTGCGCGTTAACCTTGACAGCCACATCAGCCGGATCGACCTGATTGGTAAGGATGCCATCAAACTGAAAGACGGCGTGCAGGTTACTGAATTCCAGGAAGGCATTCTGCCTTGGGCCCTGCGCAACCCGACTGCGATTGTATTCGATGAATATGATGCGGGCCGCGCGGACGTGATGTTCGTGATCCAGCGTGTGCTGGAAGTCGACGGCAAGCTGACACTTCTTGACCAGAACAAAGTGATCGAACCGCACCCCCATTTCCGCATCTTCGCCACCGCGAATACAGTGGGCTTGGGCGACACAACCGGCCTCTATCACGGGACACAGCAGATCAACCAAGGTCAGATGGACCGCTGGTCACTGGTCGCCACGCTGAACTATCTGTCGATTGACGCGGAAACTGCGATCGTTCTGTCCAAGAACCCGCATTACAATACTGCCGAGGGCCGCAAAACTGTCAAACAGATGGTCACAGTCGCGGACCTGACGCGCACGGCGTTTATGAACGGTGAACTTTCCACTGTGATGTCACCACGTACTGTTATTGCTTGGGCCCAGAACGCCGAAATCTTCCGCAATGTCGGCTATGCCTTCCGCCTGTCCTTCCTGAACAAATGTGACGAGCTGGAGCGCCAGACCGTTGCAGAATTCTATCAGCGTCTGTTTGACGAGGAATTGCCGGAATCTGCGGCGAGCGTCAGCCTAGGCTAA
- the cobT gene encoding cobaltochelatase subunit CobT, with protein sequence MSKPTDNPADAFKKALAEASKVMANDPELSVTYSVDPSGLSGETMRLPQVSRRMTREEVLLARGTADALALNRRYHNGQTHARYAPQGEMARDLYEAMETARCEAMGARDMPGTAGNIDVKIKHEALRKGYDQVKQASDVPLATAAGYLVRHLATGRDLPAGAENAMELWRPFIEEQAGGTLENLNDILEDQSEFAKFARKMISDLGYADQLGDDPDMLDEDNEDEAEEGAEEEQDPDSTGQDDQDEDEAEGSAEQSQEEQQDSSEAQVSMDDMADQEMGEEAEMPEGDAPMEPPAPQPVSDADPNYLVYLDSHDEVIGAEDLADAVELERLRAYLDQQLEPLKGAVSRLANKLQRRLQAQQNRSWEFDLEEGTLDAGRLARVVANPTTPLSFKQEKDTEFRDTCVTLLLDNSGSMRGRPISIAAICADVLARTLERCNVKVEILGFTTRAWKGGQAREAWLNDGRPVQPGRLNDLRHIIYKSADAPWRRTRDNLGLMMKEGLLKENIDGEALEWAHRRMMARHEARKILMVISDGAPVDDSTLSVNPANYLEKHLRDVIAMVEKRKAVELLAIGIGHDVTRYYDRAVTITDVDQLAGAMTEQLAALFDSDPRARARVMGMRRAG encoded by the coding sequence ATGAGCAAACCAACCGACAATCCCGCAGATGCCTTCAAAAAAGCCTTGGCCGAAGCGTCCAAGGTTATGGCGAACGATCCCGAACTCAGCGTCACCTATTCGGTCGATCCCTCGGGGCTTTCCGGCGAAACCATGCGCCTGCCGCAGGTGTCGCGCCGTATGACCCGCGAGGAAGTCCTGCTCGCTCGGGGCACAGCCGACGCCCTTGCCCTGAACCGGCGCTATCACAACGGCCAGACCCACGCGCGTTACGCCCCGCAAGGCGAAATGGCGCGAGATCTGTACGAGGCGATGGAAACCGCCCGCTGCGAGGCGATGGGCGCGCGCGACATGCCCGGCACAGCGGGCAACATCGACGTCAAAATCAAACACGAGGCCCTGCGCAAAGGGTATGATCAGGTCAAACAGGCCAGCGATGTCCCGTTGGCCACGGCTGCCGGATACCTTGTGCGCCATCTGGCCACTGGACGCGACCTGCCTGCGGGCGCCGAAAATGCCATGGAGCTGTGGCGCCCGTTCATCGAAGAGCAGGCCGGCGGCACATTGGAAAACCTGAACGACATTCTGGAAGACCAGTCAGAATTCGCCAAATTCGCCCGCAAGATGATCAGCGATCTGGGCTATGCCGACCAGCTGGGCGATGACCCTGACATGCTGGACGAAGACAACGAGGACGAAGCCGAAGAAGGCGCGGAAGAAGAACAAGATCCGGACAGCACCGGTCAGGATGATCAGGACGAAGACGAGGCCGAAGGCAGCGCCGAACAGTCCCAAGAAGAACAGCAGGACAGTTCCGAAGCGCAGGTTTCGATGGATGATATGGCTGATCAGGAAATGGGTGAAGAGGCCGAAATGCCCGAGGGCGACGCCCCGATGGAGCCCCCCGCCCCGCAACCTGTGTCCGACGCGGACCCGAATTATCTGGTCTATCTCGACAGCCATGACGAAGTCATCGGTGCCGAAGATCTGGCCGATGCTGTCGAACTGGAGCGCCTGCGCGCCTATCTCGATCAGCAGTTGGAGCCGTTGAAAGGCGCAGTGTCGCGCCTTGCCAACAAGCTGCAACGCCGCCTTCAGGCACAGCAAAACCGGTCTTGGGAATTTGATCTGGAGGAAGGTACGCTGGATGCGGGCCGTCTGGCGCGTGTGGTGGCAAACCCGACAACGCCCTTGTCTTTCAAACAAGAAAAAGACACCGAATTTCGCGACACCTGCGTGACGCTTCTGCTTGATAACTCCGGTTCGATGCGGGGTCGTCCGATTTCCATCGCCGCGATCTGCGCGGACGTTCTGGCGCGCACGCTCGAACGGTGTAACGTCAAGGTAGAGATCCTTGGCTTTACCACACGCGCGTGGAAAGGCGGCCAAGCCCGCGAGGCATGGCTGAACGATGGCCGCCCCGTACAACCGGGCCGTTTGAACGACCTGCGCCACATCATCTATAAATCTGCCGATGCCCCGTGGCGTCGGACCCGCGATAATCTGGGTCTGATGATGAAAGAAGGCCTGCTGAAGGAAAACATCGACGGTGAGGCTCTGGAATGGGCTCACCGCCGGATGATGGCGCGTCACGAGGCGCGTAAAATCCTGATGGTGATTTCAGACGGCGCACCGGTGGATGACAGCACGCTGTCTGTGAACCCCGCCAACTATCTGGAAAAACACCTGCGTGATGTCATTGCCATGGTCGAGAAACGCAAAGCCGTTGAATTGCTCGCGATTGGTATCGGCCATGATGTGACGCGCTATTACGACCGCGCGGTGACCATCACCGATGTCGATCAACTGGCGGGTGCCATGACCGAGCAACTGGCGGCGCTGTTTGACAGTGATCCAAGAGCACGGGCGCGCGTCATGGGCATGCGCCGCGCCGGTTAA
- a CDS encoding aminopeptidase P family protein — translation MFQSFEVTARPEQGPPRLRALRAELTVEGLDGFLVPRADAHQGEYVAAHDDRLAWLTGFTGSAGFCCVLHDIAGVFIDGRYRTQVKAQVAADYTPVPWPEVSLGNWLKEQLPAGGTVGFDAWLHTPEQIAQAEDTLKGTGIILRPCVNLVDRIWVDQPAPPMFPAKAHPIEFAGETHVEKRQRLAQSLREAHQKAAVITLPDSHNWLLNIRGADIARNPVAHGFAVLHDDATVDLFMALSKLDDLRTHLGDDVRCHAPEQFLDLLQTLGGPVRLDKQSVPVIVADTLGDVAVWGSDPCALPKACKNAAEINGSAQAHLRDGAALCELLAWLDQQPAGTITETQVVSRLEAARRKDNALQDISFETIAGTGPNGAIMHYRVTEETDSELQDGHLIVLDSGGQYLDGTTDITRTVAIGTPPLEARAAFTRVLAGMIAMSRLRWPVGLAGCHIEAVGRMPLWLAGQDFDHGLGHGVGAYLSVHEGPQRLSRVSQVPLQPGMILSNEPGYYREGAFGIRIENLLVVREAPALSGGDDHRAMLNWETLSFAPIDRRLIDVSLLDAASLSWLNDYHAQVAEKIGPRVSPVTKLWLDSATAPL, via the coding sequence ATGTTCCAGAGTTTCGAGGTCACTGCGAGGCCGGAACAGGGGCCGCCCCGATTGCGTGCGCTACGCGCTGAACTCACGGTCGAGGGGCTGGACGGCTTTCTGGTGCCGCGCGCCGATGCCCATCAGGGGGAATATGTTGCTGCGCATGACGACCGCTTGGCGTGGTTGACGGGGTTCACCGGATCGGCGGGTTTTTGTTGCGTGCTGCACGATATTGCCGGCGTATTCATCGACGGGCGTTATCGCACGCAGGTCAAGGCGCAGGTTGCAGCAGATTATACGCCGGTGCCCTGGCCGGAAGTCTCGCTTGGCAACTGGTTAAAGGAACAGTTGCCCGCAGGCGGGACTGTCGGGTTTGATGCGTGGCTGCATACGCCCGAGCAAATCGCGCAAGCCGAGGACACGCTGAAGGGTACCGGCATTATCCTGCGCCCCTGCGTCAATCTTGTGGACCGGATTTGGGTCGATCAGCCAGCCCCGCCGATGTTTCCCGCCAAGGCGCACCCGATTGAATTTGCAGGGGAAACTCATGTCGAAAAACGCCAACGTCTGGCGCAAAGCCTGCGCGAGGCGCACCAGAAAGCCGCCGTCATTACCCTGCCTGACAGTCACAACTGGTTGTTGAACATCCGGGGGGCGGATATTGCGCGCAATCCCGTGGCGCACGGGTTTGCTGTGTTGCATGACGACGCCACGGTTGATCTGTTCATGGCCCTCAGCAAGCTCGACGACCTGCGCACCCATTTGGGCGATGACGTCCGCTGTCATGCGCCCGAACAGTTTCTGGACCTTTTGCAAACACTAGGCGGCCCTGTACGGCTGGACAAACAATCGGTTCCGGTGATCGTTGCCGACACCTTGGGCGATGTGGCCGTTTGGGGCAGCGATCCTTGCGCCCTGCCCAAGGCCTGCAAGAATGCTGCAGAAATCAACGGATCTGCGCAGGCGCATTTGCGCGATGGGGCGGCCCTGTGTGAATTGCTGGCATGGCTCGATCAACAACCCGCCGGCACGATTACAGAAACGCAGGTGGTCAGCCGGCTTGAGGCCGCGCGGCGCAAGGACAACGCCTTGCAAGACATCAGTTTCGAGACCATCGCCGGCACCGGCCCGAACGGCGCAATCATGCATTACCGCGTCACCGAAGAAACCGACAGCGAACTGCAAGACGGGCATCTGATCGTGTTGGATTCCGGTGGACAGTATCTGGATGGCACCACGGACATTACCCGCACCGTGGCCATCGGCACCCCACCGCTCGAGGCCCGCGCGGCCTTTACCCGCGTGCTGGCCGGTATGATCGCAATGAGCCGCCTGCGCTGGCCCGTCGGGCTTGCAGGTTGCCACATCGAAGCGGTCGGGCGCATGCCACTGTGGCTGGCAGGGCAGGATTTCGATCACGGTCTGGGGCATGGCGTCGGCGCGTACCTTAGCGTTCATGAGGGCCCGCAACGGCTGAGCCGCGTCAGTCAGGTGCCGTTGCAACCGGGCATGATTCTCAGCAACGAACCGGGGTATTACCGCGAAGGGGCCTTTGGCATTCGCATCGAAAACCTGCTGGTGGTGCGCGAGGCCCCTGCTCTGAGCGGCGGCGATGATCACCGCGCGATGCTGAACTGGGAGACCCTGTCATTTGCGCCTATCGACCGGCGGTTGATTGATGTCAGCCTGTTGGACGCAGCGTCACTGTCCTGGCTCAACGACTATCACGCGCAGGTGGCTGAAAAGATCGGCCCACGGGTATCGCCTGTTACAAAACTATGGTTGGATAGCGCGACTGCCCCGCTTTAA
- a CDS encoding DUF427 domain-containing protein yields MASHIKINRASGTWTVRAGGAVLGETTEALELTEGDYPPVIYFPRGDIAMAFLDASDETSHCPHKGDASYYSVVTKSRTLKNAVWSYENPHEAVAGIKGYLAFYNMDEIAVEQI; encoded by the coding sequence ATGGCTAGTCACATTAAGATCAACAGGGCGTCCGGCACGTGGACCGTGCGCGCGGGCGGTGCGGTTTTGGGCGAAACCACCGAAGCGCTTGAGCTGACCGAAGGTGACTACCCGCCGGTGATCTATTTCCCACGCGGTGACATCGCCATGGCCTTTCTGGATGCCAGCGACGAGACAAGCCATTGCCCGCACAAAGGTGACGCCAGCTATTATTCGGTTGTGACCAAAAGCCGGACGTTGAAAAACGCGGTCTGGTCCTATGAAAACCCGCATGAGGCCGTGGCCGGTATCAAAGGGTATCTTGCCTTTTACAACATGGACGAGATTGCCGTCGAACAGATTTGA